The region GTGCCAGATTGCGACGCCCGGCCAGGTGACCGTGGGGAAGCCGGCCTGCTTGGCGCGCAGGGCGTACTCGTTGTCGTCCCACTTGATGAACAGCGGCATCGGAAGGCCGAGCTTCTCCGCGACGACGCGTGGGAAGAGGTTCATCCACCAGCCGTTGTAGTCCACATCGACGCGGCGGTGCAGGGCACGCGACGTCGTCTTGCGAGGGTCCAGCTCTTCTTCCTCAGTGCCGAGGTAGCCCAGCGGGTACTTGGCAAAGTCATGGTCGTACACCGCGTGCTCCGCGGCGCGGAACATGAACACATCCTTATCGACGGCCTCTCCCGTCGTCCGCAGCTGCGACCGGTCCTGCAGGTTCAGCATCTGTCCGCCGACCAGGATGGGGGCCTTCGCGTAGCGGGCGGCCTGCACCGCGCGCAGGATCGAATCCGGCTCGATCGCGATATCGTCGTCCATATAGAGGATGTATGGGGCGTCCGTGGTGCGCAGCGCCTCGTACATGATGCGGCCGTAGCCGCCCGAGCCGCCCAGGTTGCCCTGGCGGAAGATCTGCAGCTTACCCTGCAGGTTCTTCTCCGCCTCCTTGAAGTCCGGCAGGTCCGACGGGTGCTGGTCGCCCTGGTCGGGCATCAGCACATCGGAGATCGATTCGAGCACGAACGGGTCCTCTGCCAGCGCGTGCAGGGCGTTGACGGCGTCGCGAGGCCTATTGAACGTCGGGATACCCACCGCGACCTGCTTCGGCTCCGGGCCGGTGGTCGTGCCGTCCGGCATCGTCTGGGCCTCCGGCTCCTTGTCGGAGAACCAACCCGCGTTGCGGATCGTCGTGTCCGTTTCCGCCGTGACGTCGAACCACAGCCAGCCGCCGTCCTCGAAGTTGCGCAGCGGCAGCACTACCTCCAGCACGCCGTCGCTGGCCTCAGCGTTTTGCACAGCGATGCGCTTACCGTCGTGCTTCGAGCGGTAAATGGAGACAGTCGCCTGCCCCTCAACCTCCATCGCCAGCACAACGTTTTCCAACTGCGACCAGCGCCGCCAATAGGATGCCGGGAACGCATTGAAGTACGTCTCGAAGGAAACTTCCTCCCCGGCGGGGATGGATACGCTCGTCCGGTCCGCCCACGTCAGGCGCTGCTTGTTCTGCTCTGCCTCGATGAGGTACAGCATGCGGACGTCGTGCGGTTCGCCCTTCTTCGGCATCAGCACTCGCTGAAGGACTTCTACTGCAGTCGTGGTTTCCACAGGTCTCACTTTCGGTGCCTAGTTAGAGTTTCGTCCTAAGCGTAGTGCGTTCGCGGGCGCCGGTGCATGTTCGGCGCTCTCATATGTGGGTGCACATGAAAAATCTGGCGGGCACCAACCCCCTTGTCGGTGCCCGCCAGTTCGCGTTCGCTCTGTGTTAGTTGTTAGTTCGATGCGCGGTCGATCGCCTCAAGGATCGTGCGCGTATCGTACGTGAGCAAGTATTTGAGGAACTTCATGACACTCTCCCTTCGGTTTTCATTTACTTTGTTGCCCGTTTGTTAACTTGCTGTTTACTTTAAAGAATTAGTGGGTGAAAGTCAAGCATTTATTTTCACCCACTATCTCGCTTTTCCGTTTACGCAGTTCAGAGCGACTTTTCGACGCCCCCACCGTTACCCCTGTGACTGGTGTGAAACTGTGCTAGGTTGCAACCATGAACCGCAAAGCCCTCGGAGCCCTCGCAGCCTACTGCTGCGTCGTCATTGCGTTAACAATGTGTAAAGCGTTCTTCCGCATCGGCTACCTCTGGGACCCAGCCAACCAACGCCGCCGCGGACTCTCGCTACAGCCCCTCGCCGAGCTTCACGACGCCCAATCCTGGTTCGCGCCCCTCTTCGGCTACGGCGGCAACATCGCCTTCTTCATCCCCATCGGCGTGCTCGCATACGTTGCCTTCCGCGACGCCCGCTGGGCCGTGCTGTTCGGGTTCGGGCTGAGCCTGGCCGTCGAAACGGGACAATACATCTTCTCGCTCGGCTACTCAGATATCGACGACCTCCTCATGAACACCGTGGGCACCCTGGTGGGCGTCGGCATCGCGCGCGCATGCGGCCCGCGCCTGCACACCTTCTGGATCGTGCTCGGCTACGTCGTACCACTCTGCTTCCTCGGCCTCGTGTTCGTCGGCGAGCGCCTCGGCGACCCCTCCAAGGTCACCGAAGTCTACTGACATGCACTAGCCTTGCAACCTATGGATTTCTTAATTGGCGGGGCAGGAATTTTGCTCTCCGCATTCGCGGCCATGTTCATCTCAGGCTCGACAGGCGCCATCATCGCGGCCGCCAGCGCGATCGTGGGCGTGGTGTTCCTTATTAAAGGTGCGCAGCGCTAGCGCCGCCGCACCAGCTGGACCGCGCTCAACAACACCACCAGGCCGATGGGAATGAGGAACATAAAGAGGTTGATGATCGGCAGGGACATCTCCGCCCGATACTCTTCCCACCGCGCCACCGCCATCGACCCCCACCCGACCACCAGGCACACCGCGGCTACCCACGCCGTCACAACTGCCCTTCTGTAGCCGCGCCCCCACGCAGCTTGCGTGAACCAGACCGCGCCGCCCAGCGCAAGCAGCGCCGTCGATGCCTCCACGATGCCGCACACCATGGTCATAGTCATGAATTCCACGGAGCTACCGAGCAGGATCTGCGTACCGATCGCCAGCGCGAGGCACACAACCATCGCCGTCGCGTAGGTCCGGAGAATGCTTCGAGGTTCCATGTGCACATGGTACAGAGGTTTCCCCTCCTATCCTTTTGAAAAAGTTCCCCGCCCAACTTTTTCAGTGACCACCACCCGCGGAACAGCACGTCAATCCCTCCGCTACGGACCCAACGCCCCAATCGGCGCAACAATCACACCGTCCGCACGCCTGTGGACCGGACCCCCTGAGGTCACGATGAGCAAAACTGTTTCCTGTTCAAGCTGATCCGCAAACCGTTTAAGCGTATCTGCGGCGTGGTCAAGAATCTCTGGCGTATAGCCAAGCTTCACTTCGACGAGTAAATCAACATCGTCAAAGCTGACTACAGCATCCACTTCGAGCTTTGTATTCAGCCTTGCGTGGTACACCGTCTTGCCAGTCAAAGCGCGTAATTCGTGCACAACGAGCGACTCAAACAGTTGCCCAAAATAGCGGGCATCCTGCATCAGATGATGTGGGCCTCGCTCAAGGACAGCCATGGCGAACGAAGGGTCAGCGAGGTGACGCTTGGGAGACTTTCGCAACGTTGCTTTTGTCCTCAGGTGAGTCGACCAGGCTGGTTGATCCACGGAGACGAAAATCCGAGAAAGCGCGTCAAGGTAGTCACGCGCCGTATCGCGACTCACTTCGACGTCGGTTGCAATCGTCTGTAGGCCAAGCTCTGTCCCCACGGCTCTTGCAATAGAGCGCAAAACTCTACGAACCCGTTCCGAGTCGCGAGTCACATCCCCAACCGTGTGAATGTCTACGTCCGCGACTGTTTGCATGTAGTCGCGGACGTTTTGAATGGCATCTTCCAAAGAAAGATCCATATTGTAGGGCAGGCCACCACGACACATCCGATTCGCTAAATCCGCAAATTCGAGCGGCGGAGTTGCAAAAGCAGGAGACTTACCAGCAACGACATCCCGCAAAGATACCGAGCCATCCGATTCGCCGGATTCAAATAGCGTCATGGTCGACATCGTCAATCGCGCAAATCTACCTGCCCCGGAGTGGCGAGTCGCGTTCACCCCAGGCGCTGTCGAGCCTGTGAAAATGAACTGCCCTTTCGCTTTGCGCCGATCAATTTCGTGTCGCGCAAAATCCCACAGGCGAGGATGCAGTTGCCACTCGTCGACAAGGCGAGGTGCCTCCCCATCGAGCAGCAACCGTGGATCGGTAGCCATCGCCAATGGGACGCTGGGATCGGTTTCAACATTCAAAATGCTTCCCGCTTGTCGGCTTGCCGTCTCTGTTTTCCCGCAGCCTTTTGGTCCCTGGATGAGCACCCCACCTTGCCGCCGAAGCGCTGCCTCTAATTGAGCGTCCGCAATGCGGGCAATATACGAATCCACCATGAGGATAAATCATAGCCATGAACTGCCTATTCCGCACTTTGAAATGGTTTCACTCGTCATTTTGAAATACTTTTACTCGGCAGTTTAGAATGGTTTTACTCGCCACTTTGAAATCCACTCCTACCAAAACCGAAAATCTGCTACAGCCTTGCCCCTGGCCTGGAATACGAGACACGTTGTGCGGTCCCGCTGCCGGGATAGCCGCGCGTAAATCCGCTAACGCCACCGAAGCCATTCCTATCCGCTCGACTGAGAGAGGCTTCATGGCTACGTCTCCACCCTAGGCAGCTCAGGCTGCAGAAAATCGGCCGCTGTCCATTATGTTTGCGGCGGCGCTCGCTGCGTTTATCGCTACGTTTAATGAAACGTTCCTCAACGTCGGCTTCACCAACATCATGGCCGACTTCAACATTGGCGTCTCGACTGTCCAGTGGCTCGCCACGGCATACATGCTGGGCGCGGCCGTCATGACGCCCACCACGGGCTTCGTCTCCGACGGC is a window of Corynebacterium pseudogenitalium DNA encoding:
- a CDS encoding glycosyltransferase, which encodes METTTAVEVLQRVLMPKKGEPHDVRMLYLIEAEQNKQRLTWADRTSVSIPAGEEVSFETYFNAFPASYWRRWSQLENVVLAMEVEGQATVSIYRSKHDGKRIAVQNAEASDGVLEVVLPLRNFEDGGWLWFDVTAETDTTIRNAGWFSDKEPEAQTMPDGTTTGPEPKQVAVGIPTFNRPRDAVNALHALAEDPFVLESISDVLMPDQGDQHPSDLPDFKEAEKNLQGKLQIFRQGNLGGSGGYGRIMYEALRTTDAPYILYMDDDIAIEPDSILRAVQAARYAKAPILVGGQMLNLQDRSQLRTTGEAVDKDVFMFRAAEHAVYDHDFAKYPLGYLGTEEEELDPRKTTSRALHRRVDVDYNGWWMNLFPRVVAEKLGLPMPLFIKWDDNEYALRAKQAGFPTVTWPGVAIWHMAWADKDDAIDWQAYFHMRNRLIVASLYGPDSPDAMLKNMLKSTYKHIMCMEYSTMAIQLEAMKDFLAGPDQLFDILETSLPRIQKIRANYDDAKVVASATELPAPTGAPGVPTKNIGGRLAKLKKIPWAVKALRHQFTQENQEHWQAPQLNLTAEEARWFTLARLDSATVATAGGTGVAFRKRNKALADDLLRDTKALQEEIKERWQELRQQYQSAKPALTSAENWGKVFDEQA
- a CDS encoding VanZ family protein, whose translation is MNRKALGALAAYCCVVIALTMCKAFFRIGYLWDPANQRRRGLSLQPLAELHDAQSWFAPLFGYGGNIAFFIPIGVLAYVAFRDARWAVLFGFGLSLAVETGQYIFSLGYSDIDDLLMNTVGTLVGVGIARACGPRLHTFWIVLGYVVPLCFLGLVFVGERLGDPSKVTEVY
- a CDS encoding ATP-binding protein, with protein sequence MVDSYIARIADAQLEAALRRQGGVLIQGPKGCGKTETASRQAGSILNVETDPSVPLAMATDPRLLLDGEAPRLVDEWQLHPRLWDFARHEIDRRKAKGQFIFTGSTAPGVNATRHSGAGRFARLTMSTMTLFESGESDGSVSLRDVVAGKSPAFATPPLEFADLANRMCRGGLPYNMDLSLEDAIQNVRDYMQTVADVDIHTVGDVTRDSERVRRVLRSIARAVGTELGLQTIATDVEVSRDTARDYLDALSRIFVSVDQPAWSTHLRTKATLRKSPKRHLADPSFAMAVLERGPHHLMQDARYFGQLFESLVVHELRALTGKTVYHARLNTKLEVDAVVSFDDVDLLVEVKLGYTPEILDHAADTLKRFADQLEQETVLLIVTSGGPVHRRADGVIVAPIGALGP